Within the Enterococcus hirae ATCC 9790 genome, the region AAAAAATAAACTCGTCGTAGCTTTGCCTAATACCGGTACTACTTTTCTAAACAATAACTCACTTGAACTTGACTATAAAAATGATGCCTTAAAAAATCTAACAGGAAAACAATTGCGTACAACCTTAAGTGAAGCAACAATTCCATTTTGGATCAAGATTGTGACTTTCTTAATTTCTATTTATCCAAGCTTTTTGAATTTGATCGTTACTTTAGTTTTAGCTAATTTTGCAGCTTATATTTATGCGCGCTTACGTTTGACTGGCGCTTCTTTTCTTGATTGTTTAAAAACGATGATCTATTCAATCACCCTACCAACAGTCTTAGCCACGATCTTAATGATTTTCTTACCGGCTTTTGACACAAGTGCTTTTATCGCAATAGCAGGACTTTTTATTTTTGCACAGGCGGTAAAAGGCTGGCCAAAAAGCCAAATGATGTAGTTCACGAATGTCAAACATAGGAAACGACTTTCTTCGATTAGGCGGCAACGCTAGTCAAAGAAAGTCGTTTTTTAATGTCAACTATTTTTCTAAGTAAGGATCAATATCCTTTTTGTAATGCCACTTCATTTATCTTAAGCTCTTGATTTGTGACATAGCTTTTAAGATTGGCTAGAAAGATTGTCATTAACTTATTTTGAAAATCTGAGGTTAAGCCAGCGATATGTGGCGTAATCAATACTTGATCCATTTCCCACAATGGACTTTTTTCAGGTAATGGTTCTTCTTCAAAAACATCCAACGCTGCAAAGGCGAGTTGTTCTTCATTTAATGCCTGAACTAAATCAGCTGTTTTTAAAGAAGCCCCACGTCCAACGTTGATGAATAACGCATGGGAAGCGAATTTTTTGAATAATTCATAATTAAAGAAGCCCTTAGTCTGCTCTGTCAGAGGCAAAATATTTACA harbors:
- a CDS encoding DUF1189 domain-containing protein; this encodes MTTKQLIISSFTQFKELKNARKTPFAKSVLYLLVLSIIMALPISYQVFQVLENIKQDGQKIATKIPDFSIKNGKIDAADHEGFIYQTNSIIFTFDPEGKRSEKDITSDLVGNFLSVGLLKNKLVVALPNTGTTFLNNNSLELDYKNDALKNLTGKQLRTTLSEATIPFWIKIVTFLISIYPSFLNLIVTLVLANFAAYIYARLRLTGASFLDCLKTMIYSITLPTVLATILMIFLPAFDTSAFIAIAGLFIFAQAVKGWPKSQMM